Proteins from a single region of Antechinus flavipes isolate AdamAnt ecotype Samford, QLD, Australia chromosome 2, AdamAnt_v2, whole genome shotgun sequence:
- the ZSWIM8 gene encoding zinc finger SWIM domain-containing protein 8 isoform X5, translating into MLVALPSPLSADGLVIPLVELSAKQVAFHIPFEVVEKVYPPVPEQLQLRIAFWSFPENEEDIRLYSCLANGSADEFQRGEQLFRMRAVKDPLQIGFHLSATVVPPQMVPPKGAYNVAVMFDRCRVTSCSCTCGAGAKWCTHVVALCLFRIHNASAVCLRAPVSESLSRLQRDQLQKFAQYLISELPQQILPTAQRLLDELLSSQSTAINTVCGAPDPTAGPSASDQSTWYLDESTLSENIKKTLHKFCGPSPVVFSDVNSMYLSSTEPPAAAEWACLLRPLRGREPEGVWNLLSIVREMFKRRDSNAAPLLEILTDQCLTYEQITGWWYSVRTSASHSSASGHTGRSNGQSEVAAHACASMCDEMVTLWRLAVLDPSISPQRRRDLCVQLRQWHLKVIENVKRGQHKKALERLFPGFRPAVEACDFSWEEAYPLPGVTYSGSDRKLALCWARSLPSRAGPPRSGGPDEAGDRPRPSPPEPSVRPKEPGAKRKGSGEGVPQSQRGPRRPSAEGGEKSAHKQGLGGAKAKLPGGGCGGKGPGSGGGKRRLSSEDSSLEPDLAEMSLDDGSSLALGAEASTFGGFPESPPHALPPSTPLSPPTFQSEPPDAYEEDGGVYFLEGPEPPVAPSSLPGLLPGEGTPQDDLPSTDESGGCPPKPKDMAPGTGEEDDAYQVYYLNAQDGTGGEEEKPEVGPGEEQDLFAGLKPLKQESRMEVLFACAEALHAHGYSNEASRLTVELAQDLLANPPDLKVEPPPAKGKKNKVSTSRQTWVATNTLTKAAFLLTVLGERPEHHNLAFRIGMFALELQRPPASTKALEVKLAYQESEVAALLKKIPLGVSEMSTMRCRAEELREGTLCDYRPVLPLILASFIFDVLCTPVVSPTGSRPPSRNWNSEMPGDEELGFEAAVAALGMKTTVSEAEHPLLCEGTRREKGDLALALMITYKDDQAKLKKILDKLLDRESQTHKPQTLSSFYSSSRPATSSQRSPSKHGAPAAAGALQPLPPGSAGGAQPGAVAGVNPDPAEGFTEKTVPESSPRSPCEGPPPETTVAPKPEGKVPSRLALGSRGGYNGRGWGSPGRPKKKHTGMASIDSSAPETTSDSSPTLSRRPLRGGWAPTSWGRGQDSDSISSSSSDSLGSSSSSGSRRASASGGARAKTAEVGRYKGRRPESHAPHVPNQPSEAAAHFYFELAKTVLIKAGGNSSTSIFTHPSSSGGHQGPHRNLHLCAFEIGLYALGLHNFVSPNWLSRTYSSHVSWITGQAMEIGSAALTILVECWDGHLTPPEVASLADRASRARDSNMVRAAAELALSCLPHAHALNPNEIQRALVQCKEQDNLMLEKACMAVEEAAKGGGVYPEVLFEVAHQWFWLYEQTVGGSATPREGATGCSAGGARASGEAGRALPEGRGGPGTEAVTVSAAAVTAAATVVPVISVGSGLYPGPGLGHGHSTGLHPYTTLQPHLPCNPQYLTHPGHPLPHMPRPAVFPVPSSAYPQGVHHAFLGPQYPYSVTPSSLAATAVSFPVPSMAPITVHPYHTESGLPLPTRQLHVGHGQPAQLPGERELPPARGGDAQPACWRPEPASPARCLQSWNAGAGDVRSAGTQRSPQQLLTQPSLHRGRQMVAGAGG; encoded by the exons ATGTTGGtggctctcccctcccccctctcggCAGACGGCCTGGTGATCCCCTTAGTGGAGCTGTCGGCAAAGCAGGTGGCATTCCACATCCCCTTTGAGGTGGTGGAGAAGGTTTACCCCCCAGTGCCTGAGCAGCTACAACTGCGGATAGCCTTCTGGAGCTTCCCAGAGAACGAGGAGGACATACG gCTCTATTCGTGCCTGGCTAATGGGAGTGCAGATGAATTCCAGCGTGGGGAACAGCTGTTCCGAATGAGAGCTGTGAAGGATCCACTACAAATAG GGTTTCACCTGAGTGCCACAGTGGTGCCTCCTCAGATGGTTCCCCCTAAGGGGGCATACAATGTGGCTGTGATGTTTGACCGATGCCGGGTCACCTCCTGCAGCTGCACCTGTGGGGCTGGTGCCAAATGGTGCACCCATGTAGTGGCCCTTTGCCTCTTCAGGATTCACAAC GCTTCGGCCGTCTGCCTTCGGGCTCCTGTCTCAGAGTCCCTGTCACGGCTCCAGAGGGATCAGCTGCAGAAGTTTGCTCAGTACCTCATCAGTGAGCTCCCTCAGCAG ATCCTTCCCACAGCCCAGCGCCTCCTGGATGAACTCCTGTCCTCCCAATCTACTGCCATCAACACTGTGTGTGGAGCCCCAG ACCCCACTGCAGGTCCTTCAGCTTCTGACCAGAGTACGTGGTACCTGGATGAGTCTACGCTCAGTGAGAACATCAAGAAGACATTGCACAAATTCTGTGGTCCCTCCCCAGTTGTCTTCAG TGATGTAAACTCAATGTATCTGTCATCAACTGAGCCCCCAGCAGCTGCCGAGTGGGCATGTCTCCTGCGTCCCCTCCGAGGTCGAGAACCGGAGGGTGTGTGGAATCTGCTGAGCATCGTTCGGGAAATGTTCAAGCGGAGAGACAGCAATGCTGCTCCGCTGCTGGAGATCCTCACGGACCAGTGTCTCACCTACGAGCAG ATCACAGGCTGGTGGTATAGCGTGCGAACATCAGCTTCTCACAGCAGTGCCAGTGGGCATACGGGCCGCAGTAATGGGCAGTCAGAGGTGGCTGCTCATGCCTGTGCAAGTATGTGTGATGAGATGGTCACATTGTGGAGGCTGGCTGTGTTGGACCCCTCAATTAGCCCACAACG TCGCCGAGACCTGTGTGTCCAGCTGCGCCAGTGGCACCTGAAGGTGATTGAGAATGTCAAGCGGGGCCAGCACAAGAAAGCCCTGGAGCGTCTCTTTCCAGGTTTCCGGCCCGCGGTGGAGGCCTGTGACTTCAGCTGGGAAGAGGCCTACCCTCTCCCTGGGGTCACTTACAGCGGCTCTGACAGGAAGCTGGCTCTCTGCTGGGCACGAAGCCTTCCGTCTCGGGCTGGCCCTCCCCGCTCTGGGGGCCCCGACGAGGCTGGGGATCGGCCTCGGCCATCCCCACCAGAGCCTTCTGTTCGACCTAAGGAGCCCGGGGCCAAGCGCAAAGGGTCGGGGGAGGGGGTTCCCCAGTCCCAGCGTGGCCCCCGTCGCCCCTCAGCCGAGGGAGGAGAGAAGTCTGCGCATAAGCAGGGTCTAGGTGGAGCCAAAGCCAAGCTTCCGGGCGGAGGGTGCGGCGGTAAAGGCCCAGGGAGTGGCGGGGGCAAGCGTCGGCTGAGCAGTGAGGACAGCTCCCTGGAGCCGGACCTGGCTGAGATGAGCTTGGATGACGGCAGCAGCCTGGCTCTGGGGGCAGAGGCCAGCACCTTTGGGGGCTTTCCCGAGAGCCCACCTCACGCGCTTCCCCCCAGTACTCCCCTTAGCCCCCCCACCTTCCAGTCTGAACCTCCCGATGCCTATGAAGAAGATGGCGGCGTTTATTTCTTAGAGGGGCCTGAGCCCCCAGTTGCCCCCTCCAGCCTACCGGGACTGCTTCCAGGGGAAGGAACTCCCCAGGATGACCTCCCCTCCACAGATGAGAGTGGTGGATGCCCCCCTAAACCCAAAGATATGGCCCCTGGGACTGGGGAGGAAGATGATGCTTACCAGGTGTATTACCTGAATGCCCAGGATGGGACTGGGGGTGAGGAAGAGAAGCCCGAGGTGGGTCCTGGCGAGGAGCAGGACCTTTTTGCTGGGCTCAAGCCCCTGAAACAGGAGAGCCGAATGGAG GTTCTCTTTGCCTGTGCTGAGGCCTTGCATGCCCACGGCTACAGCAACGAGGCCTCACGACTCACTGTGGAGCTGGCTCAGGATCTGCTGGCCAATCCGCCCGACCTCAAGGTGGAGCCGCCCCCGGCCAAG GGAAAGAAGAACAAGGTGTCCACGAGTCGCCAGACCTGGGTGGCCACCAACACTTTGACCAAGGCAGCCTTCCTCTTGACCGTGCTGGGGGAGCGGCCTGAGCACCACAACTTGGCCTTCCGCATCGGCATGTTTGCCCTGGAGCTGCAGCGGCCTCCGGCTTCCACCAAGGCCTTGGAG GTGAAGCTGGCCTACCAGGAGTCGGAAGTGGCTGCTCTGCTGAAGAAGATCCCTCTGGGGGTGAGTGAGATGAGCACAATGCGATGCCGGGCAGAGGAGCTTCGGGAAGGGACCCTGTGTGACTACCGGCCCGTGCTCCCCCTCATCTTGGCCAGCTTCATCTTTGATGTTCTCTGCACCCCAG TAGTTTCTCCCACAGGGTCCCGTCCGCCAAGCCGGAACTGGAATAGCGAGATGCCTGGGGACGAAGAGCTGGGGTTTGAAGCCGCGGTGGCTGCCTTGG GCATGAAGACGACAGTGAGCGAGGCCGAGCACCCGCTGCTGTGCGAAGGCACGCGCCGGGAGAAGGGGGACCTGGCTCTGGCGCTGATGATCACCTACAAGGACGACCAGGCCAAGCTCAAGAAA ATCCTGGACAAGCTCCTGGACCGGGAGAGTCAGACACATAAGCCACAGACCCTGAGTTCATTCTACTCGTCCAGCCGCCCAGCCACATCCAGTCAGAGGTCCCCATCTAAGCATGGAGCCCCTGCTGCGGCGGGAGCCCTGCAGCCGCTGCCTCCGGGCTCGGCGGGGGGTGCCCAGCCTGGGGCTGTGGCTGGGGTCAACCCCGACCCAGCCGAGGGCTTCACGGAAAAGACTGTGCCTG AGAGTTCCCCGCGATCCCCTTGTGAGGGCCCCCCACCTGAGACTACTGTGGCCCCCAAACCAGAGGGGAAGGTTCCCAGCCGCTTGGCACTTGGCAGCCGAGGAGGCTACAATGGCCGGGGCTGGGGCTCCCCAGGAAGGCCCAAGAAGAAACACACAG GCATGGCCAGCATTGACAGCAGTGCCCCCGAGACGACATCGGACAGCTCCCCAACCCTGAGCCGGAGGCCACTGCGGGGGGGCTGGGCCCCCACCTCCTGGGGCCGGGGTCAGGACAGCGACAGCATCAGCAGCTCATCCTCCGACTCTCTGGGCTCCTCCTCCTCCAGTGGCAGCCGCCGCGCCAGTGCAAGTGGGGGTGCCCGGGCCAAGACAGCTGAGGTTGGCAG GTACAAGGGCCGTCGTCCCGAGAGCCATGCCCCCCATGTACCCAACCAGCCGTCAGAGGCAGCTGCACACTTCTACTTCGAGCTGGCCAAAACGGTGCTGATCAAGGCCGGGGGAAACAGCAGCACCTCCATCTTTACTCACCCATCTTCGTCAGGGGGTCACCAGGGCCCCCACCGCAATCTGCATCTTTGCGCCTTTGAGATTGGACTCTACGCTCTGGGTCTGCACAACTTTGTCTCACCCAACTGGCTCTCTCGCACCTACTCTTCCCATGTGTCCTGGATCACAG GCCAAGCAATGGAGATTGGGAGCGCGGCCCTGACCATCCTCGTCGAGTGCTGGGATGGACATCTCACACCCCCCGAAGTTGCTTCCTTGGCCGATCGGGCGTCACGGGCGCGGGACTCCAACATGGTGAGGGCGGCGGCTGAGTTGGCTCTGAGTTGCCTACCTCACGCCCACGCCTTGAACCCCAACGAGATCCAGCGAGCTTTAGTGCAGTGTAAGGAGCAG GATAACCTGATGCTTGAGAAGGCGTGCATGGCCGTGGAGGAGGCTGCCAAGGGTGGGGGTGTGTACCCTGAAGTGTTGTTCGAAGTCGCCCACCAGTGGTTCTGGCTTTATGAGCAGACGGTGGGGGGCTCAGCCACACCACGTGAGGGTGCCACAGGCTGCAGTGCCGGTGGGGCCCGGGCATCGGGGGAGGCTGGGCGGGCACTGCCCGAGGGCCGTGGCGGACCAGGGACCGAGGCAGTCACAGTGTCGGCAGCGGCAGTGACGGCAGCAGCCACAGTGGTACCAGTCATTTCAGTGGGGTCCGGTTTGTACCCGGGGCCTGGCCTGGGACATGGCCACTCTACTGGCTTGCACCCCTATACCACTCTGCAGCCCCACCTGCCCTGCAACCCCCAGTACCTTACCCACCCTGGTCACCCCTTGCCCCATATGCCTCGGCCTGCTGTCTTTCCTGTGCCCAGCTCTGCATACCCACAG GGTGTGCACCATGCCTTCCTGGGTCCCCAGTATCCCTACTCAGTGACGCCGTCCTCCCTTGCTGCCACGGCTGTGTCCTTCCCCGTCCCTTCCATGGCGCCCATAACGGTGCACCCCTACCACACTGAATCAGGGCTCCCACTCCCCACCA GGCAACTCCATGTCGGCCATGGGCAACCAGCCCAGCTCCCTGGTGAGCGGGAGCTTCCCCCCGCCCGAGGAGGAGACGCACAGCCAGCCTGTTGGCGCCCAGAGCCTGCATCACCTGCACGCTGCCTACAGAGTTG GAATGCTGGCGCTGGAGATGTTAGGTCGGCGGGCACACAACGATCACCCCAACAACTTCTCACGCAGCCCTCCCTACACCGAGGACGTCAAATGGTTGCTGGGGCTGGCGGCTAA